The window gttacatatattatgtatatgtttgtttgttataaaatatactatGTCCACTAAGAAAGTGagaagaaaaatattcttattactttgtgtgtaagagtggctatctttcttaaattacatgacgtaaaaaaacgattgtgtaatcgacactgtctatgcatggcaCTTCAACAATTAatccagtcaattgtttgttattttacttattttagacTAAGCTATGTAATATTaaggcaaacatttttttattaggtgCTGAGAATTTGTTTGTTAGcgagacataaaaaaaaacattgcatGTATCGATATTGAACAAGTTTTGATCGGGTGTTGCCAACCGAAGATATAGAGGAGAGGGGAGAGTTGTAGgtacaagtaaaaatataggAGATAAAACGCGAAAAATACCATTAATTTACCTAAAACTCGGATTTCTAGTGGTGATAACCGTGGTACAATATGTTGATAGCTTTTAATTATAACGACGCAATCAAGCCAGtgtgattttataatatttttttgatttctgaTGTTCTGATTTGTTTTTGCCTTGTTTGCgctttggtatttttttttttttttccgaaaatcgccagatttagaaaaaatttctcaacCAGACATTTCTTGTGGTTGGGCCACGCAGGAAAAATATAAAGCTGCCCCAATTGAAGAAATGTCCTGTTCAAATATTGAATTTGAGGAAAGCATTAAAATCAATGATAGCATTTTAAtgcagattaaaaataattttatgtccgCTCTGCCGGTCTCTGCACTGCCATTACATTGCAAGTAAATATATGATTATCCTTTTTATAATTTGCAAtgacaaatatttcatttaacatttttttttataaggaacattttttacattttaacttttgttctatctctaacggtttacaagatgggtcctacgaacccataggtcaagacccaattaacctatgttggtcatttacgaactcgacctcactttctacgtcctgagtacgctgtaaaaatttcagcttgatatcttttttcgtttttaagttatcgtgtccacagacggacggacggactggaattggactaattaggtgattttatgatcacctataccaaaattttgttcgtaggatcaatatttttaagcgttaaaaacttgggactaaacttagtgtaccttgcatattacatatatgcatggtataacaattattttaatgttttatataattcttttacaaaataagtgttaataaaaattgttgcaaTAACCTTATTTACATGCTTATGACATATGTATTTAGTTTCAagattgtaaacaaacatttccgTTAGATTTATGTATCTATCGGCGTTCTGACAATAGTTCGTTTTTCTATCTTAGCATTTTTCTATCTTagtctttcttagcattaaaatccatattggatttattattattaaaatatactaatGAAAGTTATACTATATCGTTATATATAGGTAATTCACGTTGCCTATAGaaacataaatatatgtataattactggtattttcatttttacaaattcataTTCGcatcgtgtgtgagttttattggatgagtttccatggtaacgatacactactttaattatagaattgtatggatgcatatataattgtatggattgcatttatgacttacattgaaaatttaatattattgtctcacaaatttaaataaataattatgataatttacatttgaaaaataatatttgtgcaatagagtattatcgttagtcaaaaataaatcatgaaaatggaaaagagttaaaatttatgtaaaaatatacttatatattctgatttcgagtcataaaagcacatttttcttttaaagtattaaaattaaaaatcgtattaacgcagtcaattgtttgctgtCACTTGTTGTTTTGTAGTATAGGGACCTTATTGTACAGGTAAAACTTTTTCAGGACTGGACTTtgtaatttggattttttttaaacataaagtgtaataatttaagaaaaaaattttattctttgtaaacaaaaataacaacttttatacagaaaatttttttacaactatAATTTTAACAGCTATAGCCTGGATTGCCACTAATGTTGACTTCCACTGGAGCAACTTGGTTGTTGGTAACTTGTTGGTTATTATTTGGGTATCCTGCAGATGCTCCAATAACTGATGGTTGTTGAACAGCATATTGAGCAACTGGTTGAACACCTGGGTAGCTCACAATTTGGTTGACGATTGGTACAGtctgtaaaataaatgatttttacatttCGGCTAAAATTGTTTCTAGGTACTAATCGAAGTGAGATATATCAATAAAGACATACAATATACAAATCGATTCAGtgttacaacaaaaattattgtttagtgagtactagagtgataccacACGCTTCGtcgggtttaaaagtaaagattgataaagattgctctcgcttatcccttttctataacactcgaaataatggtaaggattgttttacacaggtaaaatatatgtatggttttcaatttttttaaatgtataatagtcgtaattattcattgagtatatcagaaaagatggacgtgaaatattttatattgactatttttacagaaatctgtaatctatggtaatgtcaaatgactacttttacagaaatctgtaatttatggtaatgtcaaattaaattaatttaaattttatatctttattaattatatctcatgtgttattctgaagtatgagctatattgctgtacagtttcattaaaaaccattcgttagttttaccgtgcaagcgtaacaaacaaacaaacatgcttactttcgcatttataatatatagagattgagagatttaaaaatgttacctgTGCAACGGTTTGGTATTGAACAGTTGGTAAACCGTTTAGGCTGTTTACATTGTTTATGATATTGGGACCTAATCCATTATATCCAACGATTCCAACGCTGCTAATTGTATTTGGGTATGAAGCGATAGTTTGGATTTGGGAATCTCCAACAAGATTGTTGACATAGTTTACTGGTCCAGACtataaattcagaaaaattggttaaaaatagagagctatttaatattcaatttaaatttaaaaatttaagacaaCGAATGAAcataattatgtattaaaaaaaattaataaggtgttttttacggaagcctgaatggttcACTGTCAAcctatgagaaagtggcgctacactagcttattttttaaatgtgtactactcACAAGtataaaaaccaacttttaaaaaagtctcaagttcactttcaacaagtgcacttgtgacttggggcattatggaaacgaacctttttgaagatgtcagtcggtgatgattatcttttaattagacactactgaaactgtctggaattattaataattgtgtgtccggatttaataataatatgataatgtttataatttgtcttatgtagttagttaacaattttctttattattatttaaaaaataaaatgctttcATTGTTGacgtttttcttttgcatctgcacatttctaatttctaacctttaaaagtattattaaatgtttattatgacgtttaaTTAGAAATCCGAACATGACAAAATATCGACACCTACAaagaggttcgtttccataatgtaATAAGTGcatttgttgaaagtgaactagtgactttttttaaaagtttgatttatacttgtgggtagtacacatttaaaaaataagctagtgttgcgccactttctcataaattgacagtgagccattcaggcttccgtagtttttaacaagttagattttcagaaaaaaagtgTCTTTATAAGTTTCAAAGTTATGTACTAATTATTcacaatcaaatatttcaattggataattttttaacaaaataatgtcatatgtcaaaatacattttaaatttaaccctGAATTAGTGACAACATATAAGAATGGTATATTTACAGTGTGTTCCGTAATATTCACCAGTATACTTTCCATTGCTGAATACGTCAACCGGCGCCGTACTGGTGAATCGTTCCGAAATATACTGGCCAGTGCGTGTATAATATATatcctaaaatatatattcttattgTATTCGTCAATTACGGGTAAGTCATTTCAGACGCCATTATTCCTGcttaatagataataaataaataaatttcttgtacAAATACCCGGAACACACTGAACACATGTACACTGTCATGCCCGTTTTACCAGTACAATATGGCGCCGAGTTCTGACGTCATGAGCACTGGTCAGTATACTGGTGAATATTACGGAACACACCCTTAAcattttgtgttaattaaagtttaatattgTATAAAGATTGTTAGCTGTTTACTATTtgttattaaggtagtacgagcaccaaggcaattttagatttagagttgaaattatttataccttatttaaatgaattttgttataatttcataaatgtagacaaaaaatacgaatacaatttttctaaatatgccttggtttccaaaatatcgaaagctaaataattaaagaaaatttataattttcgatgttttgaaaattactgcagataacgaaaaattttattcttacttttcgttttatattgtcaagttcaACATAATTCGcgatcaaaatagaaaatatatattttttaaatttgtggccccactaccgtgcttgaACATGCTTAATTAAtcggacacaacgggttttttttgttttcaataattaactaaggttttaactttaatttaaatagttttttttttttttaattttctccgACAGTTTTGGAGACATCTATGAAAACATAGCATCCATCTATCATTTTactataaaaccaatgttaaatatgcctaacttatgaagtcatttatttatttaaataatcgggcaacacccccccccccctaaagttttcagaattgattaagacttagcccaacttcatattcaaaaataatcaagctttttatttaatattgcctggtgctcgtacatctttAAACAGAATAAActctaaaatgtaaaatatttatcctTCTAATACACCTTCTAATTTAATTGTTAGTGTTTCCCAAATGACGTAGCATTaagtcgtgtcattttagcatttcatagagactttttttgtacctcaacctatcgagccagttttttttttttttttttttaaatgaccaGGAAGGTCCATAAATCGAAATCAACATCTAACTTTTTGCCGCTcgaaagttttggtttttgctaTGGACATAATAGGCTaatcattagaatccatttatgagttaatttttaaaaattttaaaaccttgaaaatatgggccagaaacgtatacTCGGTGGGCTTTCGAGATCTctgatcactattccgaaaTCAGATTTTCGACATAATCTCCTCCCTCTTGTTGTAATTTACCTCGCTGGttgcaatatattatataaatattcaacaaaatggatcaaaaaaatatactcaggagtttttggggtcactgagcACGATTCTGAAGTAGGAATAAAGATGTACTCCCCTCTTCTGGGGGTTATTCGCCCCACTGGTCCAAAACAGCAGGATTCTGTTCATATTCGACAAAATGGGCCAAAAATAATAGGGATATATTCCCCCCTTCTTAGGGTTTTTCGCCCTTCATTGACCTAACAatgcaattttctgtaaatattcaatttggtcCAGCAGGGTGAATTACCCCAGGAGGGGGGgtgtatatcgaaattctgacttcaGAATAATAATCAGCGATCCTGAAAACCCCCAAAAGTACGtttttggcccattttgttgcataatttcaactttttgatattttcaaaaatcaccttttataataatgggattttttggcccatagcaatggccaaactttctagcggcaagaagttagatgtagattttggaCCTtcttgaacatttaaaaaaaaactggcccgataggttgaggtacatacaaattcttcattttagccttttttgatctaaaatgattcgtctaattAGGATgtcttaaaaaagtataaattaaaacaaaaaaaaagtatttacctGTAATGGAATAACGGATGATAATTGATTAACGCCATTATCTCTTAAGTAGACAAAACCTTGATTTTGATTTCCGAATGGGGAACCATTTTGGTCATTATCTCTTAAGTAACTGAGTGGTGTTGCCACTGATAAAACAGTGCAACAAGCTACTGTTACCAACAATGAAGtacaaacttgtttgaatgccatttttaataatttttattattaattattgttaaataatttaataattttttttagaatgcaATTCATTTGCTTTGaagtgtttttatatacaaatttggaacatgtttaaaagttttttgacccaaaattgtgcgtgattataaagaaaaatattctgaATTGTTGATTAGATTGcgatataataaaagataacaattttttcattgaaacaaaatatttatgaatgaaatatttttgttattatttggtTTGAACGCTTTTGTCAAAacatctaaatattatttttctccaTTCAACTTATATTGAGTAACGAATGCACAAGCATAAGCCAGTCACTTAGTAGTCAAAATCGAGGtcgtttcgaaaaaaattgcgaATGGCTGAAAATACTTTTCTTATGGGTAATTTTGAGCGCTGGTCACgaatttttgggttattttgcTCCTCGAGGTGAGAAAAGAAGATATGGCCATTTCGCTCTTTTCTGCCTACTTAAGGTCATTTAAAGGTCATGGGGCCCATTTAAATCTTTGAAGACTAAGttttatgtttgtatatttaGCTAAAAAAACTTACTTACGTCAGTCTAATATGAAAGGatgacaaatgaaaataaatttagaatgtTTTGATTTTCCAAACGTATAATTATTGgcgaaaatttatcaaaatataataaatttaaatttctatgaccaacaatcattttaaagcaatttttaatccaaaaattataatttttattttcatggtgttaatttttcaaatttaggtcaggtaaaaaatgaaaataatcaaaaaactcTTAGAAAAGCCTTAAAACACTTCATAATTTAGGtatcaaaattcataattaatgtcaacaaataagcttaaaaaaatatattttttatgtatagcgAAAAATTGAGACCAAAATATGCGTTTTTCCAACAAAACttccactctctgcatgcacacACACCAGAATATCTgccgtatcgtatctgtagtcttacaattAAATGCTCAactcatgtatataatacctctcacttagatacattgcttaacgcatgtattctgtcatactagtgatattggtatccctagatggtacaaacacggtctgtatatgaaatatacgaaggtatattaagtttagtcctaagtttgcaacgcttaaaattattgatgccacgaaaaaattttggtataggtgtttatagaatcacctaattagtacattttcggttgtccgtccgtccgtccgtccgtccgtccgtctgtcaacacgataactcaaaaacgaaaaaagatatcaagctgaaatttttatagcgtgcttagggcgtaaaaagtgagctcgagttcgtaaatgagcaacataggccaattggctcttgggttcgtaggacccatcttgtaaaccgttagagatagaacaaaagttttaaaaattttttttttcatttgtttgtgtTGTtgtgtttcttatcaaaaaataaacaacttttgtttgaaacatttttttgtaaacatcactgtttactcacgagggcacacattggATGCAAATTCTTTAGTATGTATTCATATGggattatcatttatgtatgtgtgacatgtatgtatgtgtaatgtgttagagtaattaacactgtctatgcatagtatttcaataattaactcagtcaattgtttgtttttacttgtttattatgaaaccaaattttttttctgtttcgaATTTAGTGTTactttatcttatatattatttctttagcctgCTCTTTCCTGAGTACGCAATATCttccttatttttttatcaaattccatgagtTACCccatacattttacatttaaaaaaaatagacttACTACCTAaattgtaccgcttaggaaaaacaggttagagaaataataataatgtttttattgtgtTCATTATGTtatgtaaaagtaaatttttttagccTGTTTTTAGCCATGGGTATTGCACTGCGGAATTCCTCACGAGGCGAGTTagtatatacagggtgcttttGATTCTTAACTGACAAAGATTGGAcaaacgctttaaattagaaagttgttctttattatAATGACAACAATTCcaacaattatacgaaaatacaattttgggtaaaacttttcaatccGTTATTGCCTCTATTCggctttcgaaaaaatgtttcgaacaaaaaatgttacctttttaatcaacaacaactttctaatttagttTTCATCTATCGATTGCCAGTTATGGAGGTAaagtttaatgtctgcataAGATATGTTtctacacacccaacattttttgcttgaagcaatttttttttcttatcggTAAAACTTATTTTCCGAGTT is drawn from Chrysoperla carnea chromosome X, inChrCarn1.1, whole genome shotgun sequence and contains these coding sequences:
- the LOC123302403 gene encoding uncharacterized protein LOC123302403, which encodes MAFKQVCTSLLVTVACCTVLSVATPLSYLRDNDQNGSPFGNQNQGFVYLRDNGVNQLSSVIPLQSGPVNYVNNLVGDSQIQTIASYPNTISSVGIVGYNGLGPNIINNVNSLNGLPTVQYQTVAQTVPIVNQIVSYPGVQPVAQYAVQQPSVIGASAGYPNNNQQVTNNQVAPVEVNISGNPGYSC